A region of Epinephelus fuscoguttatus linkage group LG1, E.fuscoguttatus.final_Chr_v1 DNA encodes the following proteins:
- the LOC125892575 gene encoding uncharacterized protein LOC125892575 isoform X18: MAGHLLLVVLMYSFAEMKAQALPPPALTANPAVITETETVTLNCQPPSSVSVSQCYYRIGRGKPGKVFSCLKTLTGTELLEMTHQSSPAEVKVTCFYLYGSSSPDSDVSSIIIRTSLPPKLTVNPAVIEDTDSVTLNCQTPSSVSVSQCHFYTVNGGTAKVLSCLQTLTATELLEMAHQSSPAKIQVTCFYTVKVGELNYPSPHSDTSSITIHKSSVTQTVTTSLMTTGLTVSTPRASTTVTPVTSVVSTPSITTGFISTSVKPAPDTSMTALNPGSGNEATGWSVNTAGNKEVSNPATPQETASGMWIWRFVAVVAGCGVTVGVVVLVSAMLCKRRTVAGSGEVKRQEPQNENFETYHLYATIAEEPAASDLKGITYSTVQKH, translated from the exons ATGGCTGGACATCTGCTGTTAGTCGTCCTCATGT ATTCCTTTGCTGAGATGAAAGCACAAG CTCTTCCTCCACCCGCACTGACGGCAAATCCAGCGGTgatcacagagacagaaacagtcaCACTGAACTGTCAGCCTCCAtcatctgtttctgtgtctcagtgttaTTATCGCATTGGAAGAGGAAAACCAGGCAAAGTCTTCTCATGTCTGAAGACACTGACAGGGACTGAGCTGCTGGAGATGACACACCAGAGTTCACCTGCTGAGGTTAAAGTGACATGTTTTTATCTCTACGGTTCTTCATCTCCTGACAGTGACGTTTCCTCCATCATCATCAGAA CATCTCTTCCACCTAAACTGACAGTGAATCCAGCGGTGATCGAGGACACAGACTCAGTCACACTGAACTGTCAAACTCCAtcatctgtttctgtgtctcagtgtcatTTCTACACTGTAAATGGAGGAACAGCCAAAGTCCTCTCATGTCTACAAACACTGACAGCGACTGAGCTGCTGGAGATGGCACATCAGAGTTCACCTGCCAAGATTCAAGTGACGTGTTTTTACACTGTAAAGGTTGGAGAGTTAAACTATCCATCTCCACACAGTGACACGTCCTCCATCACCATACACA AGTCAAGTGTGACACAGACTGTGACGACATCTCTGATGACCACAG GTCTGACTGTTAGCACGCCTCGTGCCTCCACTACTGTAACTCCTGTAACATCAG TTGTCAGTACGCCAAGTATCACTACTGGTTTTATCTCTACTTCAGTAAAACCGGCACCAG ATACCAGTATGACTGCTCTGAATCCAGGATCTGGCAATGAAGCAACAG GTTGGAGTGTCAACACGGCTGGCAATAAAGAAGTCTCTAACCCTGCAACCCCTCAGGAAACAGCTTCAG GAATGTGGATATGGAGGTTTGTAGCAGTTGTGGCTGGTTGTGGAGTAACTGTGGGAGTCGTTGTGCTGGTTTCTGCAATGCTCTGCAAAAGAAGAACTG TAGCAGGTTCTGGGGAAGTGAAAAGACAGGAGCCTCAAAATGAGAAT TTTGAAACATACCATTTGTATGCCACCATCGCTGAGGAGCCAGCAGCATCAGACCTGAAGGGGATAACGTACAGCACAGTGcagaaacactga
- the LOC125892575 gene encoding uncharacterized protein LOC125892575 isoform X17 has protein sequence MAGHLLLVVLMYSFAEMKAQALPPPALTANPAVITETETVTLNCQPPSSVSVSQCYYRIGRGKPGKVFSCLKTLTGTELLEMTHQSSPAEVKVTCFYLYGSSSPDSDVSSIIIRTSLPPKLTVNPAVIEDTDSVTLNCQTPSSVSVSQCHFYTVNGGTAKVLSCLQTLTATELLEMAHQSSPAKIQVTCFYTVKVGELNYPSPHSDTSSITIHKSSVTQTVTTSLMTTGLTVSTPRASTTVTPVTSVVSTPSITTGFISTSVKPAPDTSMTALNPGSGNEATGWSVNTAGNKEVSNPATPQETASAGMWIWRFVAVVAGCGVTVGVVVLVSAMLCKRRTVAGSGEVKRQEPQNENFETYHLYATIAEEPAASDLKGITYSTVQKH, from the exons ATGGCTGGACATCTGCTGTTAGTCGTCCTCATGT ATTCCTTTGCTGAGATGAAAGCACAAG CTCTTCCTCCACCCGCACTGACGGCAAATCCAGCGGTgatcacagagacagaaacagtcaCACTGAACTGTCAGCCTCCAtcatctgtttctgtgtctcagtgttaTTATCGCATTGGAAGAGGAAAACCAGGCAAAGTCTTCTCATGTCTGAAGACACTGACAGGGACTGAGCTGCTGGAGATGACACACCAGAGTTCACCTGCTGAGGTTAAAGTGACATGTTTTTATCTCTACGGTTCTTCATCTCCTGACAGTGACGTTTCCTCCATCATCATCAGAA CATCTCTTCCACCTAAACTGACAGTGAATCCAGCGGTGATCGAGGACACAGACTCAGTCACACTGAACTGTCAAACTCCAtcatctgtttctgtgtctcagtgtcatTTCTACACTGTAAATGGAGGAACAGCCAAAGTCCTCTCATGTCTACAAACACTGACAGCGACTGAGCTGCTGGAGATGGCACATCAGAGTTCACCTGCCAAGATTCAAGTGACGTGTTTTTACACTGTAAAGGTTGGAGAGTTAAACTATCCATCTCCACACAGTGACACGTCCTCCATCACCATACACA AGTCAAGTGTGACACAGACTGTGACGACATCTCTGATGACCACAG GTCTGACTGTTAGCACGCCTCGTGCCTCCACTACTGTAACTCCTGTAACATCAG TTGTCAGTACGCCAAGTATCACTACTGGTTTTATCTCTACTTCAGTAAAACCGGCACCAG ATACCAGTATGACTGCTCTGAATCCAGGATCTGGCAATGAAGCAACAG GTTGGAGTGTCAACACGGCTGGCAATAAAGAAGTCTCTAACCCTGCAACCCCTCAGGAAACAGCTTCAG CAGGAATGTGGATATGGAGGTTTGTAGCAGTTGTGGCTGGTTGTGGAGTAACTGTGGGAGTCGTTGTGCTGGTTTCTGCAATGCTCTGCAAAAGAAGAACTG TAGCAGGTTCTGGGGAAGTGAAAAGACAGGAGCCTCAAAATGAGAAT TTTGAAACATACCATTTGTATGCCACCATCGCTGAGGAGCCAGCAGCATCAGACCTGAAGGGGATAACGTACAGCACAGTGcagaaacactga
- the LOC125892575 gene encoding uncharacterized protein LOC125892575 isoform X20, which translates to MAGHLLLVVLMYSFAEMKAQALPPPALTANPAVITETETVTLNCQPPSSVSVSQCYYRIGRGKPGKVFSCLKTLTGTELLEMTHQSSPAEVKVTCFYLYGSSSPDSDVSSIIIRTSLPPKLTVNPAVIEDTDSVTLNCQTPSSVSVSQCHFYTVNGGTAKVLSCLQTLTATELLEMAHQSSPAKIQVTCFYTVKVGELNYPSPHSDTSSITIHKSSVTQTVTTSLMTTGLTVSTPRASTTVTPVTSVVSTPSITTGFISTSVKPAPDTSMTALNPGSGNEATGWSVNTAGNKEVSNPATPQETASGMWIWRFVAVVAGCGVTVGVVVLVSAMLCKRRTAGSGEVKRQEPQNENFETYHLYATIAEEPAASDLKGITYSTVQKH; encoded by the exons ATGGCTGGACATCTGCTGTTAGTCGTCCTCATGT ATTCCTTTGCTGAGATGAAAGCACAAG CTCTTCCTCCACCCGCACTGACGGCAAATCCAGCGGTgatcacagagacagaaacagtcaCACTGAACTGTCAGCCTCCAtcatctgtttctgtgtctcagtgttaTTATCGCATTGGAAGAGGAAAACCAGGCAAAGTCTTCTCATGTCTGAAGACACTGACAGGGACTGAGCTGCTGGAGATGACACACCAGAGTTCACCTGCTGAGGTTAAAGTGACATGTTTTTATCTCTACGGTTCTTCATCTCCTGACAGTGACGTTTCCTCCATCATCATCAGAA CATCTCTTCCACCTAAACTGACAGTGAATCCAGCGGTGATCGAGGACACAGACTCAGTCACACTGAACTGTCAAACTCCAtcatctgtttctgtgtctcagtgtcatTTCTACACTGTAAATGGAGGAACAGCCAAAGTCCTCTCATGTCTACAAACACTGACAGCGACTGAGCTGCTGGAGATGGCACATCAGAGTTCACCTGCCAAGATTCAAGTGACGTGTTTTTACACTGTAAAGGTTGGAGAGTTAAACTATCCATCTCCACACAGTGACACGTCCTCCATCACCATACACA AGTCAAGTGTGACACAGACTGTGACGACATCTCTGATGACCACAG GTCTGACTGTTAGCACGCCTCGTGCCTCCACTACTGTAACTCCTGTAACATCAG TTGTCAGTACGCCAAGTATCACTACTGGTTTTATCTCTACTTCAGTAAAACCGGCACCAG ATACCAGTATGACTGCTCTGAATCCAGGATCTGGCAATGAAGCAACAG GTTGGAGTGTCAACACGGCTGGCAATAAAGAAGTCTCTAACCCTGCAACCCCTCAGGAAACAGCTTCAG GAATGTGGATATGGAGGTTTGTAGCAGTTGTGGCTGGTTGTGGAGTAACTGTGGGAGTCGTTGTGCTGGTTTCTGCAATGCTCTGCAAAAGAAGAACTG CAGGTTCTGGGGAAGTGAAAAGACAGGAGCCTCAAAATGAGAAT TTTGAAACATACCATTTGTATGCCACCATCGCTGAGGAGCCAGCAGCATCAGACCTGAAGGGGATAACGTACAGCACAGTGcagaaacactga